The nucleotide sequence AACAACGTTCAGAAAATCAGGAGTACGGCCCATTAGTCCAAAAGTAGATTTTGCGTAGATCTCAAACAGCTGGCTGCGCGCCATCAATTCATCATAGGTTGTCGGATGGAGAAAAGCATTGTTTACACGCTCACCCGTCTCTTTGCAAATATGTGTAATGGAATCTTGATATTGTGGATCGTGCTGCATGTCGTACAATTTAGCGATCTCTTGGATTGGCTGATTAAAAACAGGTTCGTTTACAACATCTGTTACTCTCCTGCCCTCTAACCAAATTTCTGGCGAACGAGATTTTAAGGCTTGTATATATTGAGCACCAGTTCTTATTCCCATACCATATGCCTCCTCTATGAATCTTGTTTTAATTTGTTTCAACTATATAAGAAAGCGCTTACAAGTCTCAATGCTGTAATTTCACATTATGAAATTATCTGAAAATTTTATCTTCACTGTTGTTTTTTGTTGATTTCCTCTACAGGCTGCTAATAAATAGAGCCCTCATGCAACATGCAAGAGTGGCTCTTTTTCTTTGGCTGTTTTCTAAAGGATTGTTGCTTTTAAATCTTTTTGTTTATTCGCTTCTTTGACAAGTTGATTGGAGTGCAAGTTGCGAGACTCCTGCGGGACAGGCGGGCAGGTGAGACACTTATACGTGAAACGTACGAATGTGGCTCACCGCCTGCCCCGCGGAAAGCGAGCAACCTGGAACGGAAATCAACTACTATCAAAAGCAACAATGAATACGAAAACAGTCTTTTCTTTTAAAGACCGATCATTCTTGGAATCCAGAGAACCGCATCTTCTAAATATGTGATTAAGAACAAGATGGCAATTGCAATTGCCAAGAACGGCCCTGATGCTCTAACTAGCTTTTCGAAACGCACTTCAGCAATGGATGAAACGATAAACAGCCCTGTTCCAACAGGCGGTGTTAATAAACCAATCGTTAAGTTGATGCATATGATTACACCAAAGTGTATTGGATCGATCTCAAACGAGGTCACGAGCGGCATAAAAACAGGAACTAAGATGATTAAAGCTGCAATCCCATCCAGCAGCATTCCGACAATCAACAGCATGACATTAACCAAAAGAAGAAAAACGAACGGATTTTCAGAGATGGACAACATGCTGTCTGCAAAAACTTGCGGAAGCTGTTCAAAAGCAATCAGCCATCCAAAAATATTAGCCATTGCGATCAAGAATGTAACCGTTGCTGTACTTACTACAGTGTTAATGAGGATTTGAGGAATCGACGTCCATCTTAGTTCTCGATAAAAGAAAACGCCTACTAAGAATGCAATCACGCAAGCTACCGCCGCAGATTCAGTTGCCGTAAATGCACCAGACAGGATACCAAAGATAATAACAAATGGAACCAAAAGTGCCGGCAATACCTTCACTGTGCTGTTCCACATTTCTTTTCCTGTCGCTCTTTTACTTTTAGGAAAATTGTATTTGTAGCCCATGTAAGCAATAACACTTACAAACGCGACTCCGTAAATCAGTCCTGGAACAATGCCTGCCATAAACAGTCCGCCGATGGATGTTCCTGACAGCGTCCCGTAAATGATAAAGATCATACTTGGTGGAATAATGGGTGCAATAATAGATGAAGCAAGTGTTAACGATGATGAAAATTCCCTGGAGTAACCTTCCTTCTCCATCTCAGGAACCATAATTTTACTCATCATAGCAGCTTGTGCGTTTGCAGATCCTAAGATTGAGGCTAAGAACATGTTGGCAACTACAGTCACGTATGCTAATCCTCCACGCACATGACCTACGAACACTTTTGCAAACTTAACAAGACGAGTCGTGATTCCTCCGCCGTTCATCAGTTCTCCAGCAAGCATGAACAATGGAATAGCAAGCAAACCGAAATTATCAAGACCTGAATACAGTCTCATTGGTGTGGAATCTAATAGAGCGGTGTTCCCGTTCAGAAAAAAATAAACGACTGTAATCATTCCTAAAACAAGTGAAATCGGAATTCCCATCAACAAAAACAGAATAAAAATCCCGATAATAAGAGCAGTTGTCATAGATCTGCCCCCTTTGTTTTAATAACGCGAACCAATTGAGCCAGTACATGAACACATGCAAACGTTAAGCCGATTGGAACAGCACTGTAAGGAATCCACATTGGAAGCAGAATAGCTGTGGATTTTTGAAAAGCTACCCCGTCTGACAATATCCACGTGTACGTGTACGATAGAATCAAGACTAAAAAGATAATAATGAACACCTGACTGAATACCGCTATCCACATTTTCACTCTTGGCGGGCAATAATCAAGCAATAGTGTAACAGCAGCCTGGGATCTGTACTTCAATCCCAGACTACCACCGATAAAACTGATCCAAATCAATAGAAATACAGCAACTTCACCTGACCAAGATAATGGTGCGTTCAAAAAGTAGCGAAATGCCACTGAAACGGCGACAATAACTGCTAATGCGAACATGAGAATCGCAGCAAGAAATTTTTCCACCTGACAAATTCCGTTACTAAGGCTCTGAATTATGCCGCTTCCCCCATTTATTGGAGGCTTTACACTTTGATAGATATCCCTGTCGTAATTAATCTTCAATTAAACCACACCAATCTCTCAATCTACTTTCTTACTGATTCTATAAATTCTTGAATAAGAGGGTCAGTCGGTCCGTATTTTTTATCAAATTCTTCTATATATGGCTTGAATAGTTCTGGGTCAATATCATAGATTTTCATTCCGTTGTCAGCTAGTTCTTTTCTAAACTCTTCTTCTTGCCCTGAACGTGTTTCAACCGCATAATCTGCTGCAGCTTCTAAAGATTCACGTACAATCTTCTGATCTTCTTCAGACATGCCTTCAAACGTTTTTTTGTTAACCATTCCGACTGCCGGCCAAACCATATGATTTGTAACAGCTCCATATTTTGCAACTTCATAGTACTTGTTTGTAATCGCTGCATCCAAGTCCATGTCCATTCCGTCGATTACTCCTGTCTGTACAGCTGAGTAAACCTCAGGAAGAGGAAGTCCTTCTGTTGAAGCACCTGTTGATTTATAAAAGTCCTGCATTGGAGGGCTTGGTGTTACACGAAGTTTTAATCCTTTCATATCTTCAGGTTTTTGAACATCCTTATCTTTAAACAACATGACGCGCTGACCCGCAAAAAGATAATCCAATCCTGTAATTCCTTGCTCATCCAGAGTTGCTAGGATCTTTTTCGCTGGTTCAGACTGTCTCGCCTTATGTGCTGCTTCCAGATCTTCAAAAGCATATGGAGCAAACCATGCTGCAAATGAAGGTGAACGGGAGCTTGTGTATGCTGCTGTTATAAAACCAAAGTCAACAGAACCTGATTCGATTTGCTGCATCATATCCGCTTCACTTCCAAGCTGGGAGGATGGATAGATCTCGAGTTCAATCCTTCCATCTGACCGTTTAGATAACTCTTCTTTAAATTTCTCTGCAGCTTTATGCCACATGTGTGAAGGCGGTGTGATATGCGCTAGTTTGAACTTGTATGTCTTTCCATCAGAAGATGCATCCCCTGAACTTGCGGAATCCTTGGCTCCGCTGCTGCAGGATGTTAAAAGAATCAATGCCAGCAATACAGTCATTACGATTTTTAATTTCTTCATCCCTATCAACTCCTTATTTATGTAAGCGTTATCATAAAACACTAATATAACCGAGTTCTTTTGAGATTGACTCTGCTGTTTTAACGACATGATGAATCATAGAAGGTGTATCTTGCCCTAGCATATACGATACAGGTCCTACCATATTAAGTGCAGCGATAATTTGTCCTGTATAAGACTTAATAGGAGCAGCAATTCCATACAACCCCATTTCGTTTTCGTTGTTGCTTATGGCATAACCATTTGTTCTTATATCATCAAGTTCAATTTTCAACTTTTCAACACACGTAATAGTATTGGGAGCACGGCGAAGCAATCCCCTTGATATGGTCGGCTTAATCATAGAGGGGTTAAAGGCTAGCAATACTTTTCCTGTACTTGTACAATAGGCAGGTTTTGTATCTCCTATAAAAGTGGGGACAGCTACTGAATTTGATGAAGCTACTCTTAGAACGAAGCGAACTTCACCACGATCGAGCATTCCGATATGTACGGTTGTGTTAAACCTTCTGACAAGACCTTCGCACAATGGCAGTGCTTCCGTATTTATGTCTTGCTGATACATGACGTGATTGCTCCATTCTAACAATTTCCATCCTAATCTATATTTTTTCTGACTGTCTTGAATCAGTATGCCTTCCGAGCAAAGTGTGCGAACTAAGTGATGAACTGTGCTCGCGTTCATGTTAAGTTTTTCAGCAATCTGCAGGTTCCCTAGTGCTGGTTCATCTTTCGTAAAGCAATTTAATATCCTTGAAATTTTTTGAACAGATGAAATCACCAATTCTCCCCCTCAAACGGATACGATTTAGTTGAAGTCAGCTAGCAACCACCCCTTTCAATATGCGTTCATCGTATTGAAAACGGTCGGCTTGTACAATGTCAAAATTTCATAATATGAAATTACAAGAAATATATTTTGAATAATTAGAAAATTCTAGAGGATTATATTCATTCATAAAGAAGAAGTAAGGACTAGAGGTTTATGTTAGTTTTCGTGGTCTTCTGTCGATTTACCTCCTATTTTCATAATTTCATGAAAAAAATGTAAACTGCATGTGGCAATTCGTCTATATTTCAATTACTATATGTAGTATAAATACTTTTATATATCAAATGATTGATTCATTCTTTCCATGATTTTATTGTTGAAAGAGGTGCGAGAGTTGGACATTACTGAAAGTCTTATCACTTATATGGATGAAAACCTGCCTACCTACTTACAAGACTGGCATCAGAGAGTTGTCATTTCAAACCATGACATACATAAAGAAAAAGTGATTGAAAATGCCTTGCATATGATTGAGCTAGTCAAGTTATCCTTACGCGGACAACTATCCCCTCAAAAAATCATGCACCTCGCACATGAAGTAGCCGTCCAGCGGTTGGAAGCGAAAATCAACATAGGGGAATTTGTTTACAATGTAAATTTGGGCCGCAGTGAGATTGTGCGGTTTGTTACAGGCTCTGGCATATCTATCGAACAGCTTCAGCCTGTCATTGAAACGATTAATTCTCTTTTTGATGAATTTTTGTACCATGCCGTTAAGAAATATACACAGTTAAAAGATGCGGAGATTCAAGAAAAGACCCTGTTCATCGATCAGAGTCATAAAGAGCGTTTGACCATTTTAGGGCAGATGTCATCAAGCTTTGTACATGAATTTAGAAATCCTCTTACAGCTGTTATGGGGTTTGTGAAGCTCATGCAGCAAGAGAATCCGAACATGAAATACATAGATATTATCAGCCATGAATTAACACAGCTAAACTTTCGAATTTCTCAATTTCTTCATGCCTCCAAAAAAGGGGTTCAAGAACGTGAAGCAGAGGATTTTTCATTAGAAGATTTGTTTACTGATATTCTAGACTTTATGTATCCAAGCCTAGTGGATGCAGATGTTACAGTGATTCCGCGTATCGATCCCACGATTACGCTTAAGGCACACAAGGACGAGCTGAAACAAGTTCTGCTCAATCTCATCATGAATTCTATCGATGCGCTGCGACAAAAAAAGCAAAATCGGCGCATCATGATCTTTAGTAAAATGGAGAACGACGCAAATGTACAGATTACCATTTCAAATAATGGACCTGCTATTCCATCTGAAACCATCAGTACGATCTTTGAGCCTTTTTTTACAACGAAAGAGTTAGGAACAGGTATTGGCCTTTTTGTGTGTAAAAAGATTATCGAGAAGCATAACGGTGCAATCAGCTGTTCGTCAGATGATAACATCACTACTTTTACGATCGTTCTTCCGATTCGCGGAGCTGTTATAGAAGAAGAAATCTCACACTTGGAAATATAAAAGGAACTTGGAATATCCAAGCTCCTTTTTTTAATGCAAACTTTTAATGCATCTCTTCACGATACAAGGGCATCGAGCAGCATCTGAACGATCCGCCTGATTTAATGATTTCGGATATATCCACCTCAAGCACGTCAAACCCTCTTTCACGAAGTGCCGCATTTACTTTTTTATTGACGGGTAAGCTTAAGACTTTATTGTTGCCAATCGACAAAACATTTGTCCCCAATGTAAACTGTTCATCTTTCTCTACTTCAATTATATTAAATTTCGCTGCAAGAATTTGATATTCCTTATCATCAAAGGCATCTTTATAAATCAAAGCATCTTTTTCAGATAAAATGTTAAATACACAGTCCAAATGTAAATACTTCGGATGAAAGGGTACGGAAACAACATTCATATGAGGCAATTGAGACTGAAGTTCCTGTATCGTCTCTTCAGAAGTTCTTCCGCTCACACCGATAAACACGGTATCTCCATGAACGATGACATCGCCGCCTTCAATACGGTCACCTTCAATTAGAGAGAGATTGATCTGGTGTTCCAACAGCCAGTTTCGCAAGACTTTCTCTTCACCATCACGAATGTTGCTTCCCATTCGAGAAACGAACACCGTCTCACCAATGGTAAAACCAATATCCCGAGTAAAAACTTGTTCCGGAAACCTTTCTATCGCAGGAAGCTTATAAACGTCAACTCCATTGTTTTTCATCGTCTCTACAAAGAGCTGATGCTGTTTCATCGCACGCTTCATGTTGATATTATCTTTAGCAAAATGCCTCTGAGTTTCATTAATAATTTCATCGATTTTCATGTATCTTGGTTCACATACGATCACCTTTTTCAACACACCATATTCACTATCACAATTCACGTGTTTGTATTCTCCTTTTATTACGGTAGCCATTTATAATCCTCCATTACGCACATAAGGTATTTATAAGGCTCTTCCCTAAATCAATAGTCCCGTAAACGTTTTTTGCATCTTTCATTAGTTTATTTATATTTTTTCCAAAAATGGCTAAAAGTTATCTTCTTTTTGTTACATTCATGAAATTCATGAAAAAACATGGCTGTTTCATTAACTGTGATGCAATTGGAAGTGGTTGATTTCCGTTCCATGCGCTCGCTTTCCGCGGGGCAGGCGGTGAGCCCCTTGCCGCTTTGCGCCCTTAAGGGTCTCACCTGACCGCTCGTCCCGCAGGAGTCTCGCACCTTGCACTCCAATCAACTTTGTCAATGAAGCTAAAACAAAATAATTGATAGCAAAAATCTTACAAAATAATTGATAGCAAAAATCTTACAAAATAATGTACAAAACCAAAAAACAACTGACTTAGAGATCCATTGTTGCCTTTTGCTGTCAGCTGTTTAATATTTTGTTTTAATTTAATTGGTCTGATCGTATACTTAAGCGCAAGGAAGCCAAAAACGCGCGTAAAAGAGCTTGGAGTGCGCGCAACGGACAACTTCCTGTGCGAATGTGTAAAAAATATAAAACACGTACCGTAAAACCCTTATTTAAACAGTTTTGATCATCCCGTCCTTACTACCTTACTTCCACCACGTTTCATGCATGCTCGCAGGAAGTTGCCTCTTATGTTCTGTCATGAGATAACGGTCCTCAATTTTCTTGGCTGCCTCTTCAGAAACTTTCTTACCTTCTAAATAATCGTCAAGTTCATCGTACGTAATTCCTAATTCCGTTTCATCTGCTTGCTGCGGTTTTTCATCTAATAAATCAGCAGTTGGCTGCTTTAAATAAAGTCTCTCAGGTGCTCCTAATTCTTTTAATAACATTTTGCCTTGACGCTTCGTCAACCCTGACAACGGGAGAATATCTGCTCCGCCGTCTCCGTACTTGGTGAAGAAGCCCGTTACTGCTTCAGCTGCATGATCCGTGCCGATCACTAGCAAGTTCGCTTGGCCACCCACAGCATATTGAGTGATCATCCTTACTCTAGCTTTGACGTTACCCTTGTTAAAGTCGGAAAGCTGTCCTGACGTAAACGTGTCATAGCTTCCTGCAAAAGCATCTACTGTTTCTTGAATATCAAATGTTATACGTTCGTCGGCATTGATAAAAGACATGGCGAGATCTGCATCTTCTGCATCTCTTTGTGTTCCATAAGGCAGGCGAATCGCAACGAACTTTACGATGTGACCTGATTCCCTCAGCTCTTCTATGGCCAACTGAGCTAATCGACCAGCAAGTGTGGAGTCCTGCCCACCGCTAATTCCTAGAACAAATCCCTTAGCTTTAGATTTTATTAAATATTCTTTTAAGAACGTCACTCGGTGTTGTATTTCAATTTGCGGTTCAATTTCAGGCTTTGTATTCAGTTCACTTATGATTTTCTGCTGCAATGACATTGCTATCCCCTCCTATCACGTATACAATTCGTGTTTTTTAATATAGTCATAACAAGAGTCCGGCAAAAGGTATCTTGGTTCTCCGCCTTTAGAAAACTCGTCTCGAATATAGGAGCTGCTGATCTCCATAGATAGCCCTTTATCGATCAGGTGAAATTTGGTTCCATCGTCATGGTTTCTAAGGATTGGTGAACGAGAGATGGTCTTCACCATATTAATTTCATCCCTAGCCATCACAATAAATTTGTTGCTAGAGATCAATTCTTCGTCGTACTTCCATTTTCCGTCTGCAATATCTACTAAAAGATCGGCTCCCATAATAAAGTAAACCTCATCTTCTGGATATTTCTTTTTAAAATGTTCCATCGTGTAAAACGTGTATACTTCCCAGGCATCTTGAAGCATCTCGTAATCATCTGCTACAAATTTGTCGTTATTAGAAATCGCTAATTGCAGCATACTCCACCGGTGTTCATCAGAAGTCTTCATGATTTTGTCTTTTCTTTTACTTGAACACGGAAGGAAGATAACTTTATCCAGTTTACAGCGATGTGCAACCGTGCTCGCAGTCCATAAATGAACATTTGTTATGGGGTCAAAGGATGAACCATAGATACCGATCTTAGCCATTTTACTTCCTCCTTATTTTTCACCAATCAACTGCATGACTTTTGTCTGTACATCTTGAATGTTCTTCATCTTGTTATCCCAGCATACTTGGCTGAGGTCCACTGGATATTCTTCCGGATACATCGTGCGTTTGTACTCATCCCATAACACTTCCAGATTCTCTTTAGCATATTGCTGTATTTCTGTCAGACTAGGAGTTTCATAGACTAAGTTGCCACCTACAAAAATATCCTGATGAAGCTCTTTCGCTTCAAAGTTCGTGACGAATTTACTGATAAACGTGTGAACAGGGTGAAACATTTTTAGTTTCGATTCTTCCTGAGGTGTTTCGCTATCCATCGCGATATAATCACCTTCAGATTTGTTATTAAGTGTATTAATAATTCGATAAACTTTTTTCATACCAGGCGTCGTAACTTTCTCGGGATTGCCGCTGATCTTAATCGTGTCGACCATCTTTCCATGTTCGTCTTCAATCGATACGAGTTTGTAGACCGCACCTAAAGCAGGCTGGTCATACGCGGTAATTAATTTTGTTCCAATACCCCATGAATCTATTTTTGCGCCTTGTGATTTCAAGTTAATAATCGTATTCTCGTCTAAATCGTTTGACGCAATAATCTGGGTATCTGTGAAACCTGCTTCGTCCAGCATCTTTCTAGCTTCTTTAGAGAGGTAAGCCAAATCACCGCTATCTAAACGAATTCCTTTAAAGTTGATTTTATCGCCTAACTCTTGAGCCACTTTTATCGCTGTAGGTACACCAGATCGCAACGTATCATACGTATCTACTAAAAACACACAGTTTTTATGGCGGCGAGCATACTTATGAAAAGCAACATACTCATCACGGTACGTTTGTACAAGTGCATGGGCATGAGTACCGGCAACTGGTATTCCAAAGAGTTTTCCTGCTCTTACGTTAGATGTTGCCTCAAATCCTCCGATAAATGCTGCTCTCGTTCCCCAAATCGCTGCATCCATTTCTTGTGCTCTGCGTGTTCCAAATTCCATTGCTCGTTGCTCTCCAACGACTTGTTTGATTCGAGAGGCTTTTGTCGCCACAAGTGTTTGATAATTGACGATGTTCAAGATCGCCGTTTCAATAAGCTGTGCCTCAGCAAGTGGTGCTTCAATTCGTAAAATGGGTTCGTTTGCAAATACAAGCTCTCCCTCCACCATTGAACGCACTGTTCCAGTAAATTTCACTTGCTGCAAATAGTCCAAATAATCTTCTTCATAACCTAGTTCATTCCTTAAATAATCAATATCACTTGCAGTAAACTTAAAATTTTGCAGATAATCTATGATTCTTTCTAAGCCAGCAAATACAGCATATCCGTTGCCAAAAGGAAGCTTGCGGAAAAAAACTTCAAACACCGCTTTTTTATTGTGCATATTGTCTTCCCAATACGTTTCTGCCATATTGATCTGGTAAAGGTCTGTGTGAAGCGTTAAGCTATCATCAGCATAATGTGTATTCATCGTTAGGTTACCTCCAAAAAATTAAAATTATAGAACTTTTGCGTTTAAACAACTTTTAAAGTGTCCTAATGCCCATTCATGTCCAGCTTGGTTGAAGCTTGCCACACCTTTTTCATGGACAACAATTTGAAGTCCCGCATTGTAAGCATCAATTGCGGTGTGAAGACAGCAGATGTCTGTGCAGACGCCTACGATATGAATCTCTGTAATACCGCGTTCACGCAGCTTCATTAATAGGTCCGTTCCAGCAAAGGCGCTATATCGTGTTTTATCCATCCAATAAACGTTAGATTTATCTTTGTTGTTTTCGTAGACTTTTTGAAGGTTGCCATAAAGTTGTCGACCGGGAGTTCCTGCAATGTTATGTGGGGGAAAAAGCTTGTTTTCCGGATGAAATTCATCGTTAAGTTGATGCTGATCAATGGCAAAAACAACAAAGTCACCGCTCTTAAGAAATTGTTCTGTGATAGAGATGATTTCAGATTCAATGTCTTGGGCTGGTTTTCCACACGTCAGTGCACCTTCATCTGCTACAAAATCAAATGTGTAATCAATGTTTATTAGAGCCTTTTTCATCATAAATTCCTCCCAATGATTGTTTTATCAAACTACAATAAACAACTTGTTAATTATAAACCTTAAAAAAAAGTGCGTTAATATCGTGCTGTATAGATTGGCTTTACGACATCCATATCAATAAACGTGTAAAGCTTTGTTGCTCTTTTTGAAGTTCTAGTAGTTGTTTTCCCCTGTACTTCTTGAATAAAAGGAAGTGATTTTATTTTTCTTGAGAACGATTGATCGCTTAATATGGCTGGATCGTCTGTTACCGTTTTTAGTACGGCTTGCAGCTCAGAATAGGTAAAATGTTTTGGCAAAAAATTCTTAGCTACTGTTGTCTGCAATAAGTCGTTTGTAATGACTTTGATGGCATCCCCTATAATCTGTTTATGGTCAAAAGCAAGATCGAGATTGAGAACCTCTTTTACTGAAAAAAGCTCTATATCCGCTGCGTCGTCTTGCGCTTTTCTAAGCGATAGATACGTATCAGGTACGATGGCATAATGTGCATTTGAGATAATCCATCCTCTAGGATCCCGCCCCGGCTTGTCGTACACTCCAAATTGTTTAATGTGGATTCCTGAGATGTTCGTTTCTTCTTCTAGTTCACGTTTTGCCGCTTCGAAACCCGTTTCATCATCTTGCACAAAGCCTCCTGGAATAGCCCACTTGTTTGCTTCAATGTTTGTATTCCCCTCTGTATCAAGCCCTGCTCTTTTGATTAGCATGATCTTAAGGTCCATCGTTGGAGGTTTATATGCTTCGCTTTTTTCAGAAATGATAGTAAAGACACAAATATCGGAAGTATAACCATCTGGTGTACGATATTTTTTGATGTCGTATTGTTCAAGTGCTTGCTTATTAGACAATGGTGTCCCACCTCTTTCAATTAACAAAATGTTTATTGTTAATTTATTTATATTCTATTTACCTCAAAATGTCAACACGTAAACCTATTATGAAACAAGATTATTTTTCAATGGGGCAACCATTTTTAAAACCATTCATGACTACGAAAACAGCCAAAACAAAAACCACCCGAGAAGACGAATCCACCCGGATGGCTATTTCTTTTGTGTATGAATTTTTTTGTTTTTATACTCTTATTGTGTGATCAGATCATATTTTTGGGCCGCACAAAAGCCATTTTTTCTTTGTTTGTATCTAAGAAAGGAAGATTTGGATAATGCTTCTCAACTAGTTGAAATACTTCTTCAATCAGCTGCTCTAATTTTTGTATACTTTTTTGAACATCACCAGTTAGAATAGCTGATAATCTCTGATTTAGATTTTCTGGTTTTATCACAAAAATCTCACTGTATTTGTGCATCCACTTAAAAGAAGGATGGTGGATGTACAATTTATTTAATGCAAAAAGTGTTCCTAATAACTTCTTCTGTACACCGCTCATCAGATCATACAACATAATCCAATCTTTCCTGTCTAATAAGGCATAACGGTTGTTCCATCGATACCAAAGAGCTAGGTTTTCTTCAATCATGTTTTTCGCAAGATCATCTGGATAAATTTCAACCTTCTTTTTCAACTCGTTAATGACATGATCACCATATAAACTTTGTCCATAATAAACGGACGAAACCATGCATTGCTTGCCATAATCGATCTCATACTGCTCCACAACCTCAGCTATCCACTTTTCTGCAGTAGTTGTTAAAAAGCTGCTAATCTCGAGCTTAACATTCTGAGGTGTCAAATAACTCTCCGCCCATTCTTCCTCTTCATACGGGTGAAAATCAATGATAGAGCCATTTATTGCTATGATGGGATTCATCCGGTCTTCATCATGAGGTTTTTCCGACCAAAAAATATTAAGTTCAATGTCAGAATACTTATCCTCCC is from Fictibacillus sp. b24 and encodes:
- a CDS encoding TRAP transporter substrate-binding protein, with the translated sequence MKKLKIVMTVLLALILLTSCSSGAKDSASSGDASSDGKTYKFKLAHITPPSHMWHKAAEKFKEELSKRSDGRIELEIYPSSQLGSEADMMQQIESGSVDFGFITAAYTSSRSPSFAAWFAPYAFEDLEAAHKARQSEPAKKILATLDEQGITGLDYLFAGQRVMLFKDKDVQKPEDMKGLKLRVTPSPPMQDFYKSTGASTEGLPLPEVYSAVQTGVIDGMDMDLDAAITNKYYEVAKYGAVTNHMVWPAVGMVNKKTFEGMSEEDQKIVRESLEAAADYAVETRSGQEEEFRKELADNGMKIYDIDPELFKPYIEEFDKKYGPTDPLIQEFIESVRK
- a CDS encoding TRAP transporter large permease, whose product is MTTALIIGIFILFLLMGIPISLVLGMITVVYFFLNGNTALLDSTPMRLYSGLDNFGLLAIPLFMLAGELMNGGGITTRLVKFAKVFVGHVRGGLAYVTVVANMFLASILGSANAQAAMMSKIMVPEMEKEGYSREFSSSLTLASSIIAPIIPPSMIFIIYGTLSGTSIGGLFMAGIVPGLIYGVAFVSVIAYMGYKYNFPKSKRATGKEMWNSTVKVLPALLVPFVIIFGILSGAFTATESAAVACVIAFLVGVFFYRELRWTSIPQILINTVVSTATVTFLIAMANIFGWLIAFEQLPQVFADSMLSISENPFVFLLLVNVMLLIVGMLLDGIAALIILVPVFMPLVTSFEIDPIHFGVIICINLTIGLLTPPVGTGLFIVSSIAEVRFEKLVRASGPFLAIAIAILFLITYLEDAVLWIPRMIGL
- a CDS encoding TRAP transporter small permease: MEKFLAAILMFALAVIVAVSVAFRYFLNAPLSWSGEVAVFLLIWISFIGGSLGLKYRSQAAVTLLLDYCPPRVKMWIAVFSQVFIIIFLVLILSYTYTWILSDGVAFQKSTAILLPMWIPYSAVPIGLTFACVHVLAQLVRVIKTKGADL
- a CDS encoding IclR family transcriptional regulator, with amino-acid sequence MISSVQKISRILNCFTKDEPALGNLQIAEKLNMNASTVHHLVRTLCSEGILIQDSQKKYRLGWKLLEWSNHVMYQQDINTEALPLCEGLVRRFNTTVHIGMLDRGEVRFVLRVASSNSVAVPTFIGDTKPAYCTSTGKVLLAFNPSMIKPTISRGLLRRAPNTITCVEKLKIELDDIRTNGYAISNNENEMGLYGIAAPIKSYTGQIIAALNMVGPVSYMLGQDTPSMIHHVVKTAESISKELGYISVL
- a CDS encoding dimethylarginine dimethylaminohydrolase family protein, giving the protein MATVIKGEYKHVNCDSEYGVLKKVIVCEPRYMKIDEIINETQRHFAKDNINMKRAMKQHQLFVETMKNNGVDVYKLPAIERFPEQVFTRDIGFTIGETVFVSRMGSNIRDGEEKVLRNWLLEHQINLSLIEGDRIEGGDVIVHGDTVFIGVSGRTSEETIQELQSQLPHMNVVSVPFHPKYLHLDCVFNILSEKDALIYKDAFDDKEYQILAAKFNIIEVEKDEQFTLGTNVLSIGNNKVLSLPVNKKVNAALRERGFDVLEVDISEIIKSGGSFRCCSMPLYREEMH
- the nadD gene encoding nicotinate (nicotinamide) nucleotide adenylyltransferase: MAKIGIYGSSFDPITNVHLWTASTVAHRCKLDKVIFLPCSSKRKDKIMKTSDEHRWSMLQLAISNNDKFVADDYEMLQDAWEVYTFYTMEHFKKKYPEDEVYFIMGADLLVDIADGKWKYDEELISSNKFIVMARDEINMVKTISRSPILRNHDDGTKFHLIDKGLSMEISSSYIRDEFSKGGEPRYLLPDSCYDYIKKHELYT
- a CDS encoding histidine kinase N-terminal domain-containing protein, which encodes MDITESLITYMDENLPTYLQDWHQRVVISNHDIHKEKVIENALHMIELVKLSLRGQLSPQKIMHLAHEVAVQRLEAKINIGEFVYNVNLGRSEIVRFVTGSGISIEQLQPVIETINSLFDEFLYHAVKKYTQLKDAEIQEKTLFIDQSHKERLTILGQMSSSFVHEFRNPLTAVMGFVKLMQQENPNMKYIDIISHELTQLNFRISQFLHASKKGVQEREAEDFSLEDLFTDILDFMYPSLVDADVTVIPRIDPTITLKAHKDELKQVLLNLIMNSIDALRQKKQNRRIMIFSKMENDANVQITISNNGPAIPSETISTIFEPFFTTKELGTGIGLFVCKKIIEKHNGAISCSSDDNITTFTIVLPIRGAVIEEEISHLEI
- the nadE gene encoding ammonia-dependent NAD(+) synthetase; protein product: MSLQQKIISELNTKPEIEPQIEIQHRVTFLKEYLIKSKAKGFVLGISGGQDSTLAGRLAQLAIEELRESGHIVKFVAIRLPYGTQRDAEDADLAMSFINADERITFDIQETVDAFAGSYDTFTSGQLSDFNKGNVKARVRMITQYAVGGQANLLVIGTDHAAEAVTGFFTKYGDGGADILPLSGLTKRQGKMLLKELGAPERLYLKQPTADLLDEKPQQADETELGITYDELDDYLEGKKVSEEAAKKIEDRYLMTEHKRQLPASMHETWWK